The proteins below are encoded in one region of Clostridium estertheticum:
- a CDS encoding aminotransferase class I/II-fold pyridoxal phosphate-dependent enzyme, with protein sequence MSRLPLVDGVLTYIKEKNVPFCMPGHKGGLGFLKTAKGRDLYENFIKGDITEVDGLDNLHHAEGIIKESQQLLSSYYGSIKSYFLVNGSTSGNFTMIFSTFNEGDKIIVERNCHRSIFNAIIMRKLKPVYIKNKINSKYDVPFPFDKESFLCLIHENKDAKGIIITYPNYYGICLDLPYIIATAKKYNIKVLIDAAHGAHFGANKLLPENPLKMGANMVVMSAHKTLPSLTQTAFLHVGVDIDISKVDFYVSAFLSTSPSYMFLCSMDYARFYIEEYGENDYEELIKICKLNRVKINKLDKFHILGQEDLDDVSGNSIKYINKYTLDLTRYILNVPKGYSGHKLLEYLRINKIQAEMSDSRNVVLIFSPFTKEEDFEKLYLALKDCDMESLKEQYVQIIDYDIPAQSMFPYEVMDREKTMVELKNSEGEICAEAIVPYPPGIPIVMPGERLDEYNIAMIIYYLKYNVTVLGVNDGKVAIVVK encoded by the coding sequence TTGTCAAGATTACCACTTGTAGATGGAGTGTTAACATATATAAAAGAAAAAAATGTTCCCTTTTGTATGCCAGGCCACAAAGGAGGTCTTGGTTTTTTAAAAACTGCGAAAGGTAGAGATCTTTATGAAAATTTTATTAAAGGCGATATTACTGAAGTTGATGGATTAGATAACCTTCATCATGCAGAAGGAATAATAAAAGAATCTCAACAATTATTGAGTAGTTATTATGGTAGTATAAAATCTTATTTTCTAGTTAATGGTAGTACTAGTGGAAATTTTACTATGATTTTTTCGACATTCAATGAGGGTGATAAGATTATTGTAGAGAGAAATTGTCATAGATCAATTTTTAACGCAATAATTATGAGAAAGTTAAAACCTGTATATATTAAAAACAAAATTAATTCAAAATATGATGTTCCTTTTCCTTTTGATAAGGAATCTTTTCTTTGTTTAATCCACGAAAACAAAGATGCCAAGGGAATCATCATCACATATCCAAATTATTACGGCATATGCCTTGATTTGCCATATATTATTGCTACAGCTAAAAAATACAATATTAAAGTATTGATAGATGCTGCTCATGGTGCACATTTTGGTGCTAATAAGTTATTACCTGAAAATCCTTTGAAGATGGGAGCTAATATGGTAGTTATGAGTGCACATAAAACTCTACCTAGTCTAACGCAAACAGCTTTTTTACATGTAGGTGTGGATATAGATATAAGCAAAGTTGATTTTTATGTAAGTGCATTTTTAAGTACAAGTCCATCTTACATGTTTTTATGTTCTATGGATTATGCAAGGTTTTATATTGAGGAGTATGGTGAAAATGATTATGAAGAGTTAATTAAAATATGCAAGTTGAATAGAGTTAAAATTAATAAATTGGATAAATTCCACATACTAGGCCAGGAAGATTTAGATGATGTATCAGGAAATTCAATTAAATATATTAATAAGTATACACTGGATTTAACTAGATATATATTAAATGTGCCTAAAGGTTATAGTGGTCATAAATTGTTAGAATATTTAAGGATAAACAAAATACAAGCTGAAATGAGTGACAGCAGGAATGTAGTTTTAATATTTTCACCTTTTACTAAGGAAGAAGATTTTGAAAAACTTTACTTAGCTCTTAAAGATTGTGATATGGAATCCCTAAAGGAGCAATATGTGCAGATAATAGATTATGATATACCAGCGCAGAGTATGTTTCCATATGAAGTAATGGATAGGGAGAAAACTATGGTAGAGTTAAAAAATTCAGAGGGCGAAATATGCGCAGAGGCAATAGTTCCATATCCACCAGGTATACCAATTGTAATGCCTGGAGAAAGATTAGACGAGTACAATATAGCGATGATAATATATTATTTGAAGTATAATGTAACAGTACTTGGAGTTAATGATGGTAAAGTTGCAATAGTAGTGAAATAA
- a CDS encoding fibronectin type III domain-containing protein yields MRNRNLSIFIATMMIFTLLPFNVKGVTKVATTGGEAILDLENVNQVPIVKFSALKDSNNKMIITNDSTIGGFSSKGTKNSSFLLTPNKISGDFSVEATLKVTSRTINGTGGIVGVGAFSGTQEGDAMVTSVARGDNGSRSYYKKTTGYGAGGPNTSKTSEIGTSVLLKIQRINNTYTSTINGEVQELADLHETTNGPMYLGFVICGANAEVDKFIIKQNENVVYDLSKKSLPRPILTAKAKGDNVDINWTETQGAQNYIVQYREMGTSSWTTGPDNITGKSHTVTNLTAMKPYEFRVKASGGESNGLTSALVIAVPGFRWSSIASPLISGVVLSEDGKEVKVSYNNVMGALGALKLDVEMRKDNIIVDTKSVVEADTVLGASDGEVTFSPKESGTYTFTAKALRTAQEDVKLSNTKNITFKLPLTSPVVSASATATGSIKVKWDQVKEAQEYNLKYKKESDSQWTTAIDSTKELAYTVNNLQIGGVYNFKLTAIKDDQNSATTVSAKSKEVVGETAEWKSIIFGQSISSLYNTIDVDSVKGAVTVTAGNKEGSTTGGKVTGSHDGIAYYYTEVDPSKNFELSADIKVNYFAKGTPDNQEGFGIMARDDIGKSLDPTVFSSNMVLVGGYRGLVQSVFRNNVNDKSGTGATMDDVFKFGERPLNDGTSTYKMTLKKTNTGYQVSVNNGVEKIYYKPKQMEVLNSGKIYVGFFAARVASITSSNISMKTSDVGTDPVGVEEPQKVADAAINAVSLTAASTSSYKLGLLANVKGNVEVKQEGVEIYKGPIIANDLLEKSTTLIKGANNFDITLTPDATENVTNHDPISIKHIVTLKQYGTLSGAIYVSQTGSPNSAGTETEPTDIYSAVKFISEGQTIYVRGGVYNLKSPIIIERGNDSKSNNPKILSAYPNEKPIFDFGFKSDGLSLAGSGWKIYGIDITKSNLKGMGISGSNNIVELVNVYNTKESGLQISGSSTESKDKWPANNLVLNCTSYDNVDVSENNADGFAAKLTSGEGNVFRGCISHNNCDDGWDLYSKLETGAIGAVVIENCIAYGNGTLTNGRKTKGDGNGFKMGGEGIAVKHLLRNSLSFNNNADGVTSNSNPAMIVQNTTSVDNKGANFSFASYTNAVQQFVSKNNISFRTKEGAADLIPASLESDDNYFYNGVKSLNKSGKVLLKSDFKSVVQPDSYSRNGDGTIVVGDYMSLIVNSTIKSGAYLSDISNITNPISNDGTIGEEESIKNETLLKMINLLKMINLLWM; encoded by the coding sequence ATGAGAAACCGCAATTTATCAATTTTTATCGCAACAATGATGATATTCACATTATTACCTTTTAACGTAAAAGGAGTTACGAAGGTTGCGACTACAGGGGGAGAAGCAATTTTAGATCTTGAAAACGTTAACCAGGTTCCTATTGTTAAATTTTCAGCATTAAAAGATTCTAATAATAAAATGATTATAACAAATGATTCAACTATTGGAGGATTTTCAAGTAAAGGAACGAAAAATAGTAGTTTCTTACTAACACCTAATAAAATCTCAGGAGATTTCTCTGTTGAGGCAACATTAAAGGTGACAAGTCGTACTATAAATGGTACTGGTGGAATAGTAGGTGTAGGTGCATTCTCTGGGACACAAGAGGGGGACGCAATGGTAACTTCAGTAGCCAGAGGGGATAATGGTTCTAGAAGTTATTACAAAAAAACTACTGGATATGGTGCAGGTGGTCCTAACACTTCTAAAACATCAGAAATAGGAACTAGTGTATTATTAAAAATTCAGAGAATAAATAACACTTATACGTCTACTATAAATGGAGAGGTACAAGAACTTGCAGATCTGCATGAAACAACTAATGGACCAATGTATTTAGGTTTTGTTATCTGTGGTGCTAATGCAGAAGTGGATAAGTTTATTATCAAACAAAATGAAAACGTTGTCTATGATTTATCAAAAAAATCATTACCAAGACCAATCTTAACTGCTAAAGCTAAGGGCGATAATGTTGATATTAATTGGACAGAAACACAAGGAGCACAAAACTACATTGTTCAATATAGAGAAATGGGTACATCAAGTTGGACAACAGGTCCTGATAACATAACGGGCAAAAGTCATACTGTAACTAATCTCACTGCAATGAAGCCTTATGAATTTAGAGTAAAGGCGAGTGGTGGAGAATCAAATGGGTTGACTTCTGCGTTGGTGATTGCAGTTCCAGGGTTTAGATGGTCATCAATAGCTAGTCCATTAATTAGTGGTGTGGTTTTATCAGAAGATGGTAAAGAAGTAAAGGTTAGTTATAATAATGTAATGGGTGCTTTGGGCGCTTTAAAACTAGATGTTGAAATGAGAAAGGATAATATTATAGTAGATACAAAATCCGTTGTAGAAGCAGATACAGTTTTAGGGGCATCGGATGGTGAAGTTACTTTTAGTCCTAAAGAAAGTGGGACATATACATTTACCGCTAAAGCTTTAAGAACTGCACAGGAGGATGTGAAACTATCAAATACAAAAAATATTACTTTTAAGTTACCACTTACAAGTCCGGTGGTTAGTGCAAGTGCTACCGCTACAGGTTCTATTAAAGTTAAATGGGATCAGGTAAAAGAAGCACAAGAATATAATCTCAAATATAAGAAAGAGTCAGATAGTCAGTGGACTACAGCGATAGATTCTACTAAAGAATTGGCATACACAGTTAATAATCTTCAAATAGGAGGAGTCTATAATTTTAAATTAACGGCTATTAAAGATGACCAAAATTCAGCAACTACTGTGTCTGCGAAATCAAAGGAAGTAGTAGGTGAAACTGCTGAATGGAAATCTATAATATTTGGACAATCTATTTCTAGCTTATATAATACTATAGATGTAGATAGTGTAAAGGGCGCTGTGACAGTTACGGCAGGAAATAAAGAAGGAAGCACCACTGGTGGGAAGGTTACCGGTTCTCATGATGGAATAGCCTATTACTATACTGAAGTTGACCCATCTAAAAACTTTGAACTTTCCGCTGATATTAAAGTAAACTATTTTGCTAAAGGAACCCCAGATAATCAAGAAGGATTTGGAATAATGGCAAGAGATGATATAGGGAAGAGTTTAGACCCCACAGTATTTTCATCAAATATGGTATTAGTTGGTGGATATAGAGGATTAGTTCAATCAGTGTTTAGAAATAATGTTAATGATAAATCTGGTACTGGAGCAACAATGGATGATGTCTTTAAATTTGGAGAGCGTCCATTAAACGATGGAACATCAACATATAAGATGACACTTAAGAAAACCAATACAGGTTATCAAGTATCTGTGAATAATGGCGTAGAGAAGATATATTATAAACCAAAACAAATGGAAGTGTTAAATTCGGGTAAAATATATGTTGGTTTCTTTGCTGCACGGGTTGCTTCAATAACGAGCTCTAATATAAGTATGAAAACTTCAGATGTTGGTACAGATCCTGTAGGGGTAGAAGAACCACAAAAAGTTGCAGATGCTGCAATAAATGCAGTCTCACTAACAGCAGCATCTACCTCAAGTTATAAACTTGGTCTTTTAGCAAATGTTAAAGGTAACGTAGAAGTTAAACAAGAGGGAGTAGAAATATATAAAGGGCCAATTATCGCTAATGACTTATTAGAAAAGAGTACAACTCTTATAAAGGGAGCTAACAACTTTGATATAACATTAACTCCTGATGCAACTGAAAATGTTACAAATCATGATCCTATTTCAATAAAACATATCGTAACACTAAAACAATATGGAACTCTCTCAGGGGCTATTTATGTTTCTCAAACTGGTTCTCCAAATTCAGCCGGTACAGAAACTGAACCAACGGATATATATTCTGCTGTTAAATTTATTAGTGAAGGACAAACAATATATGTCCGTGGTGGTGTATATAATTTAAAGAGTCCAATAATTATAGAAAGAGGTAATGATAGTAAAAGTAATAATCCCAAAATTCTATCTGCATATCCAAATGAAAAACCTATTTTTGATTTTGGTTTCAAGTCAGATGGACTAAGTCTTGCAGGTAGTGGCTGGAAAATATATGGTATTGACATAACTAAATCAAACTTAAAAGGTATGGGTATTTCTGGTAGTAACAATATTGTAGAATTAGTAAATGTATATAATACTAAAGAATCTGGACTTCAAATTAGTGGATCTTCTACTGAAAGTAAAGATAAATGGCCAGCAAATAACCTAGTATTAAATTGTACATCTTATGACAATGTTGATGTTTCAGAAAACAACGCAGATGGGTTCGCTGCTAAATTAACTTCTGGCGAAGGAAATGTCTTCAGGGGATGTATTTCACATAACAACTGCGATGATGGATGGGACTTATATTCAAAACTTGAAACAGGTGCTATCGGGGCTGTAGTTATAGAAAATTGTATTGCCTATGGTAATGGTACACTTACAAATGGTAGAAAAACTAAAGGTGATGGTAATGGATTTAAAATGGGTGGAGAAGGAATAGCTGTTAAACATCTTCTTAGAAACAGTTTATCCTTTAATAATAATGCTGATGGTGTTACAAGCAATAGTAACCCTGCCATGATAGTTCAAAATACAACATCTGTAGATAACAAAGGGGCTAATTTTAGCTTTGCATCCTACACTAATGCGGTTCAACAATTTGTATCAAAAAATAATATATCATTTAGAACAAAGGAAGGTGCAGCAGACCTTATACCTGCATCGCTTGAGAGTGATGATAATTATTTCTACAATGGGGTAAAATCTCTAAATAAGAGTGGTAAAGTACTTTTAAAATCAGACTTTAAAAGTGTGGTACAACCAGATAGTTATAGCAGAAATGGAGATGGTACAATAGTTGTAGGTGATTATATGTCATTGATTGTAAATTCAACAATAAAAAGTGGAGCATACCTATCAGATATTTCAAATATAACTAATCCAATTTCAAACGACGGAACAATTGGCGAGGAAGAATCTATTAAAAACGAGACTCTATTAAAGATGATAAACCTATTAAAGATGATAAACCTATTGTGGATGTAG
- a CDS encoding sigma factor G inhibitor Gin: MQKEKCIICRKPLNGGIIINGRGICNNCEGRIIKAKANTDFYEYYKNCIRKTLVQFIPRGVTKDCQDYHL; encoded by the coding sequence ATGCAAAAAGAAAAGTGTATTATATGTAGAAAGCCTCTAAATGGTGGTATAATAATAAATGGAAGAGGAATTTGTAACAATTGCGAAGGAAGAATTATAAAAGCGAAGGCTAATACCGATTTCTATGAATACTACAAGAACTGTATAAGAAAGACTTTAGTACAGTTTATACCAAGAGGAGTGACTAAGGATTGTCAAGATTACCACTTGTAG
- a CDS encoding M20 family peptidase: MKQEIISYIDSIKDDIYDLSNYLYNNPETSYKEYKGSAYIINMLKTHGFNVKENYCNIPTAFYAQCGIGHPKICYICKYTATEKSGHVFGNNVNASISVASALGLSKVVSKSGGSVIVLGCPGEYSNGAELTITKEKCFEDIDIIIAPHCDITNAESGTSMAIIPIKIKYNNNNNNNIFSSLDSYLFVFNSLIHLLKELTTNCFIDNISINNVSPSNNSFLQSEAKFYLKATTINEAEILEKKIVELIHSLSQIMSIPEEISLFELPSQELLTNKSLSRLLAHNLKESGIINIDCCKNSSYGLGIGAISHLTPCIYPSISITENKLINCPSLAFALETQTEFCKNNIIKAANALAITGLDIIEKQDLLREITIELK, translated from the coding sequence ATGAAACAAGAAATTATAAGTTATATAGATAGTATAAAAGATGATATATACGATTTGTCAAACTACCTTTATAATAATCCCGAAACAAGTTATAAAGAATATAAAGGTTCTGCTTACATAATAAATATGTTAAAAACTCATGGTTTTAATGTGAAAGAAAACTACTGTAATATCCCTACTGCTTTTTATGCGCAATGCGGCATTGGTCACCCTAAAATATGTTATATATGCAAATATACAGCCACTGAAAAATCAGGTCATGTTTTTGGTAATAACGTTAATGCTAGTATCTCCGTCGCCTCAGCATTAGGCTTATCAAAAGTGGTTTCTAAAAGTGGTGGGAGTGTAATTGTACTAGGATGCCCTGGTGAATATTCTAATGGAGCAGAATTAACTATAACAAAAGAAAAGTGTTTTGAAGATATAGATATTATAATTGCACCTCATTGTGATATAACCAATGCAGAAAGTGGTACATCTATGGCTATAATTCCAATTAAGATCAAATATAATAATAATAATAATAATAATATATTTTCATCCTTAGACTCTTATTTATTTGTATTTAATTCATTAATCCACCTGCTAAAAGAATTAACTACTAACTGTTTTATTGACAATATATCTATAAACAACGTCTCCCCCAGTAATAATTCTTTTTTACAATCTGAGGCCAAGTTTTATCTTAAAGCTACTACCATAAATGAAGCTGAAATTTTGGAGAAAAAAATTGTAGAACTTATTCATTCATTATCTCAAATAATGAGTATACCAGAAGAAATAAGTCTATTTGAATTGCCTTCGCAGGAACTTTTAACTAATAAGTCTTTATCAAGATTACTTGCCCACAACCTAAAAGAGTCTGGCATTATTAATATTGATTGTTGTAAAAATAGTTCCTATGGATTAGGTATAGGTGCTATAAGCCATCTAACTCCCTGTATATACCCTTCAATATCTATTACAGAGAATAAACTAATAAATTGCCCATCCCTTGCCTTTGCTTTAGAAACACAAACCGAATTTTGTAAAAATAATATCATAAAAGCAGCTAACGCTCTTGCCATTACGGGCCTTGATATCATTGAGAAACAAGATTTATTAAGAGAAATTACTATTGAGTTAAAATAA
- a CDS encoding NAD-dependent protein deacylase — translation MCYRSLETIVKNSTNIVFFGGAGVSTESSIPDFRSAKGLYNVKNDLKFSPEVILSHSFFINHTEDFFKFYKTNMIFTDAVPNAAHIALSKLENKNKLKAIITQNIDGLHQMAGSKNVYELHGSIHRNSCMKCNKSFSLNYILASKSIVPICDSCGGIVKPDVVLYEEGLDMDILESSIKAISNADTLIVGGTSLVVYPAANLIKYFNGNNLILINKSPTQYDNRANLVINDSIGKVLSTVCASFI, via the coding sequence ATGTGTTACAGATCATTAGAAACAATTGTGAAAAACAGTACTAATATAGTTTTTTTTGGAGGTGCAGGCGTATCAACAGAAAGTTCCATTCCTGATTTCCGTTCCGCAAAAGGTTTATATAATGTAAAAAACGACTTAAAATTTTCTCCTGAAGTTATTTTAAGTCATTCTTTTTTTATAAATCATACCGAAGACTTTTTTAAGTTTTATAAAACTAATATGATTTTTACTGATGCAGTACCGAATGCTGCCCATATTGCATTATCAAAGCTTGAAAATAAAAATAAATTAAAAGCTATAATCACTCAAAATATTGATGGATTACACCAAATGGCAGGTTCAAAAAATGTTTATGAGCTTCATGGATCTATACATAGAAATTCTTGTATGAAATGCAACAAATCTTTTAGTTTAAATTATATATTAGCTAGCAAATCTATAGTTCCAATATGTGATAGTTGTGGTGGTATTGTCAAACCCGATGTAGTCCTTTATGAAGAAGGGTTAGATATGGATATCTTAGAAAGTTCCATTAAGGCAATAAGTAACGCTGATACATTGATTGTAGGTGGTACCTCTCTTGTAGTCTATCCAGCAGCAAACCTAATTAAATATTTCAATGGAAATAACCTAATTCTCATCAACAAATCTCCAACCCAGTATGACAATCGAGCCAATTTAGTAATTAACGACAGTATAGGCAAAGTTTTGAGTACTGTTTGTGCCTCCTTTATTTAA